ttgtcccggcgttcacaacgcactgccacctctgacccttagGTCGGTAAAACATGACCAGTgttcagcccgtggtgaacttaactaataagtcacagcttcacagacgggtctgacaccattgtcgattctgactaataagtcagcgccatacacaggtaagccatgccaccaaacatatatcacatgtccaatatccataaacaaggtattcagcatgcttacttaacagatattagtacaattaggactatgcattaacacagaggctcaagctctgaacgatatcacacccagtatacaaagcatgtcctaatcacatgtttcttatgcatcatatgcaatatattcaacaatccaacatgcaccaataacggccatgcatgtcacgtttaatagtcagccaacatgcatcaagaatagccatgcatgtcatacataataatcaaccgacatgcatcaataacaaccacgcatgtcatactcagtaatcaaccaacatgcgtcataatagccatgcatgtcacatatacacagagtgcagttttcttacctcaaagtcgagctagaacgattaaaagaacgacccttgagaacgatcaacttttagtcctttagcggtcacctagtcataaccaaatataaggtatcattaataaaaatgatcaacataaattCCCAAGTCAATATCTAGCCTTcggaacatcaatccccacttaaccgggtactaggttcaacaccgaggcctaaggcttgaatccccaagctaaaagcatgcttttggtcaaaatggccttaagggccgcgaatctcccctgctgcgccgcggtgcgccctcaaacagagagggctcccctctgccaaacgccaagggccgcggcgcacccctgctgcgccgcagcgcccagcccagaccagcaatACGCCCACACGCACCAGAAATTtaaccctgcgttttccctctcaaaccagcctctcaaatcaactccaaacctcctccaaacatacaattaaacccccaaataacacccatagctcaccctcatcaaatcccaatcaaaccaacacaaaaactccatttgattcccactttctacatcaaaatcatgagctgaaaactaaaacgaaaacagagaaacacctgaaaccaaagtctaaaactcaccttgaaaccggttttgaatcccctttaatggttgaaacaagtcccctagctgccacctttgatttcctagctcaaaaccccaaagtggctctcaaaatttggaagagagatggaggagagttttgtacgggagagagaggaagagaggatgaggatggctctgttttaactctgtattttctacagccttcatgtcatatatatccttagggtcaaaataccataatacccctaacccaaataaacccctttaaagacttccaagggtaaaatcgtcatttcccgcctatctcgttaattataattaacgctctccaattcccgctattctcaatattgtcaaatactaataaatcatatcccatcccattaccctttaattcccagtaatgctctaaccattaatatcaccccgagactcacctcgagccccgaacttaaacccgttatgactagaccgaacactcacatctcatgatcgtctcatgtcgatagctcgaaccaatccaccttataatgtggctatattaattaatcacaatcacgcacccaaaatatacaattacgcccacagtggccaaattaccaaaataccctcatagtTAAcgtatgagcccatatgcatgcattcaccatcatataatgatataacttacgtaaacatgcatataatcattaaatactatattaaatcaattatggccctcccggcctcctaatcaaggtcctaaaccttattaggaaattttggacaTTACATAAAGCATCGGGACAGGCTAATGTATCCTAGAGTTCTAATTGAGGTTAGTCTTGCTCAAAAATTCCCTGTTACGGTTTCATTTACAGATGAATTTGATCATGATATTGAGTTAGAGGTGAAGTATGAATGGTTGCCGTTAGTTTGTTACAATTGTTCGGGTTTGGGACATGAGACCAAAAATTGTAGGAAGAAAATGGAAGGGAAGGACACAGTGAAACAACAATGGATTCCCAAGGAACATGTGAATGAGGTGGAGAAGATGGCATCTACAGTGGATGAGGAAGGCTTTCAAAAAGTTGAAAAGAGGAAAAAAGTTATAATTGATGATGTGCCTGCTGCTACAGAAGTGGCCAATCGGTTTGATGTGTTGGAAAACCAGGAGAAAGAGGTTCTTAACAGTTGTACTAGAGAGGGGGGAGATCCCTCTACTTCCAATGGATAGGATCCTTTTGTGTAACGTTAGAGGGATTAATAGCCAACAAAAGCATCAAGAAATCAAGCATTTGATTTTCTCTAAAAAAGTTGGGCTAGTTAGTCTCCTCGAAAcgaaaataaagaataaaaacatGGGTTCTTTATACTCTAGTTTATTTCAGAATTGGTGTTTTACGAATAATAATCCTTGGCTAGACAAAGGGAGAATAGTAGTAGCATGGCAGCCAAGTTTATTTGACTTAGTTATCATAATATGTTCTGCTCAAATGATCCGTTGTATTGCTCATTCTAATCAAAGCAAGGACAGGTTTAGTCTTACGATTGTGTATGGTTTTAATGAAGATAGTAAAAGAGTGCAGCTGTGGGAAGATTTGAAAGATATTTCAGCACAAGTGCAGGGACCGTGGCTACTCGTGGGAGACTTCAATGATATCCTACTCTCAAATGAAAGAGTTGGAAGGAGAAGTACCAAAGCTCCTACCCAAGAATTTAGAGATTGTGTGGATCATTGTCAACTGGAAGACTTAAAACATTCTGGGGCCTTCTTTACCTGGAATAATAAACAACAGCCAGAAGACAGAGTTTTTTCTAAGATTGATTGTGCCTTGGTCAATTCTGCTTGGGTTGATTCTTTCCAACATTCTGaggcggttttcttacctgaaggTAATTTTGACCATAGTCCCATCTTAATTTCTTTACACCAAGATGAGGTTTGTGGGAAAAAAAACCTTTTAGGTACTTTAGTATGTGGAAAGATGCATTgaattttgatgaaaaaattgCTAAAAGCTGGCAGGAAAGAGTTGTAGGGACTGATATGTTCAAATTGACAGTGAAGTTAAAGCGGTTGAAACAGGTGCTTAAGAGTATCAATAAGGAAGGTTTCAATGACCTTCAAAGAAAGAAATGCTAGCTAAAAAAGTCTTACTGGAATTGCAGGGCAAAGTCAATACCGATCCACTTAACAGTAAACTTCTGCTCGAGGAACAAGCAGCCAGGGAGCAGTATACTAAAATTTACAAGGCCTATTCTCTTTTTTTAGCTCAAAAAGATAAATCCTCTTGGGCTAAAAATGGAGATGACAACTCAACTATATTTCATGCTTCTTTGAGGGCAAGGAGGACCCAAAATTGAGTCTTTTCTATTGAAGATGAATAGGGTAACTGGTGTGATACACCAGAAAGTGTTCAAAATGCTTTTTTACAATACTTTCAGCAGCTGTTAGGCTCTACAATGTCTCAAAGATCTCAGGTGAATCAAATCATTATTGATCTTGGCTCAAAGATCTCGGACATGCACTTAAATCTTCTCCAAGCAGATTTCACAGCTCAAGAAGTAAAAGAGGCAATATTCTCTATTCTAGGTATGAAGTCCCCAGGTCCTGATGGCTTTGGTAGCAGCTTCTATCAAGACAATTGGAATCTGGTAGGTGCTGAAGTTGAAGCTGCAGTACTTTCAGTCTTGAATTCAGGGAAACTTCTCAAAGAAATCAATGCTACTACTATCACAATTATTCCAAAGAGTAGttgctgtaacgccccaaactccagggaccgctacggtgtgccttgtaaacagtgctaaactcgctaactgaatcatttggccaaaatcgtgaactaagtatgattagcggtttagggatcaaaaactttggttaagatgtaacgtttcactagaacgtttaatatatatactgggatcccgaaaatataatttcagagtctattatagaaaatatttacaacaggccgttctaagcggcaaaacagggttcaaccctagttccactttaaacctcggtcgtggcggacgagcagctgcatatgtacacgtcatcacctaagctctccaactcaaggatcgtccaacttcctcttgcctttacctgcaccacgtagcacccgtgagccgaagcccagcaagaaaacacaatataacatgatataatatcaacagataacatgatgtaatatcatcaggtaacatgatataatatcaacagataacatgacataatatcaacagtaattgtaacagccattcaggaccaacggtccaaaacaggtaggtgacaatagccaaaagtcacagaaatGGGTACAGCTCATTTGATAAgtggttccttcataagcttgatcaggataggtgcatggtgatagtcaccaacataaccatcctcccgactctagagtcgtaactaaggacagcgtcccctagccatgtgacaaacggtcaccggggtcatataccttggctgaaatcatctggtcttagaccaggtaagcgcttatagttctcattgaccttccggtcggtccagcattgataccctatatgggtcatccaatgccaacctcgattagatctaatctccatttggcccggcgttctcAACGCTCTGCCACTTCTGACTCTTGGGTCGGTGAatcacgaccagtgctcagcccatggtgaacttaactaataagtcacagcatcacagatggatctgacaccattgccgattctgactaataatccagcgccatacacaggtaagccatgccaccaaacatatatcacatgtccaatatctataaacaaggcattcaacatgcttacttaacaagtactagtataattaggtccatgcacaatgcagaggctcaagctctgaacaacatcatacccaatatataaagcatgtcctaatcacatatttctcgtgcatcacatgcatcatactcaacaatccagCATGCACCAATAaccgccatgcatgtcacgttcaacaattaaccaacatgcatcaagaatagccatgcatgtcatacttaataatcaatccacatgcatcaagaatatccatgcatgtcatacttaataatcaatccacatgcatcaagaatagccatgcatgtcacatatacacagggtgcagttttcttacctcaaagctgagctagaatgatttaaagaacgacccttgagaacgatcaacttttagtcctttagcggtcacctagtcataaccaaatataagataccatcaataaaaatggttaacataaattcccaaatcaatatctagcctttgggacatcaatccccacctAACCGGGTACcaggtacaaccccgaggcctaaggcttgaatccccaagcttaaaataccattttgggCTAagatgaccttaagggccgcgaccctccccagccacgccgcggcgcgccctcaaacagagagggcctccctgccaaacgccaagggccgcggcgctccacagCCGCggcgcggcgctcagcccagaccagTAAAAAGACCACACGCGAACTcagttttcccctgcatttttcctctcaaaccagcccttcaaaccaactcaaaacctcctccaaacacacaattaaactcctacacatcacccataacttccccccatcaaaacccaaccaaacacacacaaaaactccccttgattcccactttctacatcaaaaaccataagctaaaaaccaaaaggaaaacagagcacaaCCTGAATTCCATAGCTAGAACTCACCTTAAAACCagctttgaaccttcctcaatGGTTAAACCAAGTCCACAACCTCAGCTCttgaattccctagcttgaaaccccacttggaactcaaaaccccaaaggAGAAAATGGAGAAAAGTAGTGTACGAGAAGAAGGAAGAAATgtctctgttttgctctgtttctacagccttccaaaccccaaaactgatataaatccttaaggtcaaaagaccataatgcccctaggccaaataaatccctctaaaggcttccgagggtaaaaccgtcatttcccgtctatctcgttaattataattaacgctctccaattcccgctattttcaatattcccaaataccaataaatcatatcccattaccctttaattcccggtaatgctctaatcattaaaatgaccccgagactcaccccgagccccgaacttaaacccgttatgactagaccgaacacttacatctcatgatcatctcatgccgaatagctcgaaccaatccaccttataatgtggctatattaattaatcacaaccatgcacccaaaatatacaattacgcccacagtggccaaattaccaaaatacccttataataataaatactcccatatgcatgcattcaccatcatataataatataattcacataaacatgcatataatcattaaatactataataaaccaattatggccctcccggcctcctaatcaaggtcctaaaccttattaggaaatttggggcattacagttgccCTCGAAGTGTAAGTGATTTTCGCCCTATTTCCTGCTGCAATGTTATCTATAAAGCTGCATCAAAAATGATTTGTTCGAGATTGCAGAGAATTCTCCCTGATTTAATTGCTGAAAATCAGGGGGGGTTTGTTCATGGTAGATATATTGCCCACAACATCATGGTGTGTCAAGATTTGGTGAGATTGTATGGGCGGAAAAATTGTAAACCTAGCTGCATGATCAAAATTGACCTAAGGAAAGCATATGATACAATCGATTGGAGCTTCATTGAAGAGATGTTCAAGGCCTTTGGTTTTCCTCAAAGGTTCACTGATTTGGTTATGACTTGCATACGAACTCCCAAATTTTCTTTACTCCTTAATGGATCTCTTCATGGATTCTTTGCAGCAAGGAGAGGTCTTCGACAAGGGGATCCTATCTCCCCCTTGTTGTTTGTTCTTGGTATGGAGTACCTGTCTCGGATCTTGACCAAGGTAGGGACATGGCCAGGTTTCAAATATCATGATAGATGTGCAACGCTGAAGTTGAATCACTTGTGCTTTGCGGACGACCTCTTGCTTTTCTATAATGGAGACTACATTTCAATCCTTTTGATGTTAAGAGGTTTGAAATTATTCTCTAATACTTCAGGTCTATTTCCTAATGCTTCTAAGACTGCGGTCTACTGCCATGGCATGCCTGCAACAGAAGTGGAACGGGTTCTTGATGTATCTGGCTATACTCGCAGCTACCTTCCCTTTAGGTATCTCGGTATCCCAATTTGTTCTAAGAAAATTTCTGCTGCTGAATGTAAAAGTATTCTAGAGAAAATGACAAGCAAGATTCGGCTATGGAGTACCAGGAACCTCTCTTACATGGGGAGAGTTACATTGATTAACTCAGTATTAATTTCAATACATTCTTACTGGGTACAGAACATGATTCTACCAAAAAAATTGCTTAGAGATGTTGAAGCAATCTGTAGAGCTTTCCTTTGGAAAGGAACCTCAGATACTCATGGTCATGGCTTAATTACTTGGGAAAATCTTTGTTTATCAAAAGCTGCAGGTGGCTTAGGCTTTAGAAGAATTCATGACTGGAATGAGGCTGCCATAGGGAAATATGTTTGGGCTATTGCCAAGAAAAAAGATAACCTATTTGTCAAATGGATAAATAGTGTTTACTTAGTGAACAGAAACTGGTGGGATTATGTTTGTCCTATGGATTGCAGTTGGTATTGGAAGCGTATAGTTGCTGTGAAAGAAAGATTTAAAGCgtatagtgggagggtttctcggaacccggAACGCTACgggatggatggtgaaaccaatatggtagtAACTGActcgtgatgatgatccattgtccttTAAACAGGCAATGGTTAGTTCTGAAAAGGATttgtggctcgaagccatgaaccaggaaatggagtccatgtactcaaattccgtctgggatcttgtagaagcgccgatggactttaggcccattggatgcaagtggatctacaagaagaaaagaggagctgaTGGAAATGTTGAGACATATAAGGCTCGActtgtggcaaagggttatacccaaagagagggagttgactatgaggaaactttctctccagtggccatgttaaaatccattcgcatacttttatccatagctgcaactcttaattatgagatttggcaaatggacgtcaagacagcatttctaaatggctttcttgatgagaccatttatatggatcaaccagaaggatttgtaGTAGCTGGACAGGAAAAGAAAGTATGTAAGctcaataggtccatttatggtcttaaacaagcttcacgctcctggaacttaaggtttaatgaaataattaagacCTATGGTTTTGAGCAAAACGTCGATgaaccctgtgtttaccaactaagggAAAATGATATGAAAGTGTTCTTggtactttatgtagatgatattttactcattggcaacaatgtcaagaaattatcagacataaagaactggctcgggaccaaatttcagatgaaagatttgggtgaagctagttaCGTTCTCGGCATCCAGATCATTCGGGACAGGAAGAACAAGATGTTGGCGCTATCTCAAGCAGCGTACATAGATAAGGTACTTGAACGTTTCTCTATGAAAAA
This genomic interval from Humulus lupulus chromosome 8, drHumLupu1.1, whole genome shotgun sequence contains the following:
- the LOC133795319 gene encoding uncharacterized protein LOC133795319; the encoded protein is MEQRDKVLQGGYVFFDRKPVVMKPWNPIDDFTKDDITSVPTWIQLKGLDIKYWGEKSLFKIVGQIGTPLQVDNVTKYEFDHDIELEVKYEWLPLVCYNCSGLGHETKNCRKKMEGKDTVKQQWIPKEHVNEVEKMASTVDEEGFQKVEKRKKVIIDDVPAATEVANRFDVLENQEKEVLNSCTREGGDPSTSNG